One Patescibacteria group bacterium DNA window includes the following coding sequences:
- a CDS encoding pilin, producing MQIHKHITRVGGRIAAGTALFVMNVASAFAAPPAGSLAPDMANANTLGRNFASYATFDPTIVNVSDLAARGINFVLGLLGIIAVILILVSGWQWMTAESEDKVKEARKRLVNSVIGLAIIALAWVIGWAIINTLATVTK from the coding sequence ATGCAGATACATAAACACATCACACGCGTAGGTGGGCGTATTGCAGCAGGCACAGCACTCTTTGTAATGAATGTGGCATCTGCATTTGCTGCGCCACCAGCGGGTTCCTTGGCGCCAGATATGGCTAACGCCAATACTCTTGGGAGAAATTTCGCTAGCTATGCCACGTTTGACCCTACTATTGTTAATGTTTCAGATCTGGCAGCGAGAGGCATTAATTTTGTATTGGGACTCTTGGGAATCATTGCCGTCATCCTTATTTTGGTCTCCGGTTGGCAGTGGATGACCGCTGAATCTGAAGACAAGGTCAAAGAAGCGCGCAAGCGCCTGGTAAACTCTGTCATCGGCCTTGCAATTATTGCGCTTGCGTGGGTAATCGGCTGGGCGATAATAAATACACTTGCAACAGTAACAAAATAG
- a CDS encoding NAD(P)/FAD-dependent oxidoreductase — protein sequence MTRRTNTRILILGAGFGGVYTYKHLHKLFCGTKDVEIVIVNEHNYFLFTPFLHEIATGGISPEHALEPLRKLFPCCETKLHLARVEQLLPSQKMVMTSAGPIDYDYCVVALGGKTNYFGVKGADEHAFGLKSLADALRIKKHYIRLFERALFVADAEERRRLLRICIIGGGPTGVELAAEMAEFVYDTFKKLYGARIVENAEIILLHRDTELIGQFSREFRRKALRTLRSKGVTVRLETSVGQVASDHVILSTGERIETSTVVWVAGVTPYEVNSSSGLTCDAFGRMSVRQTLQHVDFDSVFALGDCACFTNKGEDRPVPALAQVAVKQASVVAENIYRHMNIKPLKTFYYKPSGMLISLGRWMACAEIGPFKISGPFAWWLWRTIYLGKILSFEKRIRITVDWTIDSFAPRDISEF from the coding sequence ATGACTCGACGAACAAACACACGCATTCTTATCCTTGGCGCAGGATTCGGCGGCGTCTATACCTATAAACATCTTCACAAGCTCTTTTGCGGCACGAAAGATGTGGAGATTGTGATTGTCAACGAACATAATTATTTTTTGTTCACTCCGTTTTTGCATGAGATAGCAACGGGCGGTATATCTCCCGAGCATGCACTCGAACCATTGCGCAAGCTGTTTCCATGCTGTGAAACAAAGCTTCACTTAGCGCGTGTTGAACAATTGTTGCCAAGCCAAAAGATGGTTATGACATCAGCAGGGCCCATTGATTATGATTATTGCGTGGTGGCGCTTGGCGGAAAAACGAATTATTTTGGGGTGAAGGGGGCGGATGAACATGCATTCGGACTCAAATCTCTTGCCGACGCGCTGCGGATAAAAAAGCATTATATTCGTTTGTTTGAGCGCGCACTGTTCGTTGCGGATGCTGAAGAGAGGAGGCGCCTACTTAGAATATGCATTATTGGCGGAGGGCCGACTGGCGTGGAGCTTGCAGCGGAAATGGCGGAATTTGTCTATGACACATTCAAAAAACTCTATGGCGCTCGCATTGTTGAGAATGCAGAGATTATTCTATTACATCGGGATACTGAACTTATTGGGCAGTTCTCTCGCGAATTCCGTCGCAAGGCGCTGCGCACACTGCGGTCAAAGGGTGTGACGGTGCGGCTTGAGACATCTGTCGGGCAGGTGGCGAGTGATCACGTGATCCTTTCCACTGGCGAACGCATTGAAACATCAACGGTCGTTTGGGTTGCCGGAGTAACGCCTTATGAAGTGAATTCATCGTCCGGTCTTACCTGCGATGCGTTTGGGCGCATGAGCGTGCGACAGACATTGCAGCACGTGGATTTTGATTCTGTTTTTGCGCTTGGCGATTGCGCATGCTTTACCAATAAGGGCGAAGACAGACCTGTGCCGGCATTGGCGCAAGTGGCCGTGAAACAGGCATCGGTTGTTGCAGAAAATATATATCGCCACATGAACATCAAACCCTTGAAAACATTTTATTACAAACCATCCGGCATGCTGATTTCGCTGGGGCGATGGATGGCATGTGCCGAAATAGGCCCCTTTAAGATTTCCGGTCCGTTTGCATGGTGGCTCTGGCGCACCATTTATCTTGGAAAAATTCTCTCATTCGAGAAACGCATCCGCATCACCGTCGATTGGACAATTGATTCTTTTGCGCCGCGCGACATCTCAGAGTTTTGA
- a CDS encoding pilin, whose protein sequence is MKALQHLIVSIVLGTVLLTAGLGPVYAVAKNLADPNTFGAAQINPGGTVNSFESLAAQVINFILGLLGIIAVILILVSGWQWMTADSEDKVKEARKRLMNSVIGLAIVALAWVIAFAIVNTIAKITTS, encoded by the coding sequence ATGAAGGCATTGCAGCACTTGATTGTAAGTATTGTCTTGGGAACCGTGCTGCTGACGGCCGGGCTGGGTCCAGTGTATGCTGTGGCAAAAAACCTTGCAGATCCAAATACATTCGGAGCTGCTCAGATAAATCCGGGAGGAACGGTAAACAGTTTTGAGAGTTTAGCCGCGCAGGTGATCAACTTTATTCTTGGATTGCTTGGCATTATTGCCGTCATCCTTATTTTGGTCTCCGGTTGGCAGTGGATGACCGCCGATTCTGAAGACAAGGTCAAAGAAGCGCGCAAGCGGTTGATGAATTCAGTCATTGGCCTTGCCATCGTGGCGCTTGCATGGGTGATTGCATTTGCCATTGTGAATACAATCGCGAAGATAACAACCTCATAA
- a CDS encoding extracellular solute-binding protein, with amino-acid sequence MKTPNYTFLKRGMAGVVLVLSFSLIGAQCTGPTGGGKALQQASQPVVLQYWRVFDEQDRLAPIITAYSQLHPNVSIEYKRFRYEEYERALLEAFAEDRGPDIFSIPNNDIDHHFTKLLPLLPQMTTATLVEEGLLQKKKVPQIMVTKGLTGADMRRQFVDTANDDVIRHDADGNEQIMALPLAIDTLALYYNKDLLNNAGIADPPHTWQEFVDDVQKMTVVDENTGELKQSAAAFGAGANIQRSPDILATIMMQRGTRMVTGGRVDFTAVPQIKDPESMPAVDSMFLYTDFASPIRPAYTWSEDMPDSFEAFAQKRTAFFFGYSYHAQMLHERAPDVRFGVTPMPQFSESYKVTAANYWVEAVSKKTAHPDYAWDFIQFATAAKNVVPYLEQTGRPTALRELIESQLKKEDVGPFASQVLFARNWYHGRAPDQMEKAFVEAITASLASKGGGRSAEGPKLQAILDKAREKIQEGY; translated from the coding sequence ATGAAAACACCGAACTATACATTTCTGAAGCGAGGCATGGCCGGGGTTGTACTTGTGTTGAGTTTTTCACTTATCGGCGCCCAGTGTACGGGTCCAACCGGAGGCGGCAAGGCTTTACAACAAGCATCTCAGCCGGTTGTGCTTCAATACTGGCGGGTTTTTGATGAACAAGACAGGCTTGCGCCGATAATCACGGCATATAGCCAGCTCCATCCGAATGTATCAATAGAGTATAAGCGCTTCCGCTATGAAGAATATGAACGCGCACTTCTCGAAGCATTCGCAGAGGATCGCGGACCGGATATCTTTTCCATTCCCAATAATGATATCGATCACCACTTCACCAAGCTGCTGCCCCTGCTGCCGCAAATGACAACGGCCACGCTTGTTGAAGAAGGACTGCTGCAGAAGAAAAAAGTTCCCCAGATTATGGTGACAAAGGGGTTGACGGGTGCGGACATGCGGAGGCAGTTTGTTGATACAGCCAATGATGATGTTATTCGCCATGATGCCGACGGTAATGAGCAGATCATGGCTCTGCCGCTGGCAATCGATACACTCGCGCTCTACTACAATAAAGACCTCCTCAACAACGCCGGCATTGCCGATCCGCCTCATACGTGGCAGGAATTTGTGGATGACGTACAGAAGATGACCGTTGTTGATGAAAATACCGGCGAACTCAAGCAGTCCGCTGCAGCATTCGGCGCCGGAGCAAATATCCAACGCTCGCCGGATATTTTGGCAACTATCATGATGCAGCGCGGCACACGCATGGTAACAGGAGGAAGGGTAGACTTCACGGCAGTGCCGCAGATTAAAGATCCGGAAAGCATGCCAGCAGTAGACTCCATGTTTCTCTATACCGACTTTGCGTCTCCCATCCGCCCTGCCTATACCTGGAGCGAAGACATGCCCGACAGCTTTGAAGCTTTCGCACAAAAACGGACCGCATTTTTCTTCGGCTATTCGTACCATGCCCAGATGCTCCACGAACGCGCTCCTGATGTGAGGTTCGGCGTTACGCCCATGCCGCAGTTCAGTGAATCGTACAAAGTGACAGCAGCAAATTATTGGGTGGAAGCAGTGTCCAAAAAAACAGCGCATCCAGACTACGCATGGGATTTTATCCAGTTTGCAACTGCCGCAAAAAACGTGGTACCGTACCTTGAGCAAACGGGGCGGCCCACGGCGCTACGAGAACTTATCGAAAGCCAGCTGAAAAAAGAAGATGTTGGCCCCTTTGCATCACAGGTGCTTTTTGCGCGCAACTGGTACCATGGCAGAGCCCCTGATCAAATGGAAAAAGCCTTTGTAGAGGCAATTACCGCAAGCCTTGCTTCCAAGGGGGGCGGACGGTCTGCTGAAGGCCCCAAACTTCAGGCTATTCTCGATAAGGCTCGTGAAAAAATCCAGGAAGGATATTGA
- a CDS encoding presenilin family intramembrane aspartyl protease — MRRLFKFQLFLYTVALFAVAQGLALFVAEQLSSIRTFAVTPLFDGMSVMYFLVFFFAVTLFFLILFHVYRGNLLYRLLFVAVVFAGLLKLFELVFPTSLSAIVAIVFILGLFLLPVVWIHDLIVLFAGAGIGAIFGLQFHWSFAIVLLVILSLYDIIAVFITKHMIVMAHELIKRNCTFALIIPEHIRQFRAGLMAVQPGSGFLILGGGDIVLPMFLTASAYAERPIAGWTAIVGMCFGVLLNHIWLTSSRAPLPALPFISLCGIVGALLGFIA; from the coding sequence ATGCGACGACTTTTTAAATTTCAACTTTTTTTGTATACCGTTGCGCTGTTCGCTGTAGCGCAGGGCTTGGCGCTCTTTGTCGCCGAGCAGCTTTCGTCTATCCGCACATTTGCCGTTACGCCGCTGTTCGATGGCATGTCAGTGATGTATTTTCTGGTATTCTTTTTTGCCGTCACGCTTTTTTTTCTCATTCTCTTTCATGTGTATCGTGGCAACTTGCTGTATCGATTGCTCTTTGTCGCAGTTGTTTTTGCCGGCCTACTGAAACTGTTTGAACTTGTCTTTCCGACATCACTTTCTGCAATCGTTGCGATTGTGTTTATTCTCGGGCTCTTTTTGCTGCCTGTGGTATGGATCCATGACCTCATCGTGCTTTTTGCGGGTGCCGGCATTGGCGCAATTTTTGGTTTGCAATTCCATTGGTCGTTTGCCATTGTCCTTTTGGTTATTTTATCCCTCTACGATATCATCGCAGTCTTTATTACCAAGCACATGATTGTGATGGCGCATGAACTTATTAAACGGAATTGTACGTTCGCACTTATTATTCCGGAGCATATCCGTCAATTCAGAGCGGGGCTCATGGCGGTACAGCCGGGATCGGGGTTTCTTATTCTTGGCGGGGGAGATATTGTGCTCCCTATGTTTTTGACAGCAAGCGCCTATGCAGAGCGCCCGATTGCCGGTTGGACAGCCATTGTTGGTATGTGCTTTGGCGTGCTACTCAACCACATTTGGCTAACAAGCTCCCGTGCACCACTGCCTGCTCTGCCGTTTATCTCATTGTGTGGTATTGTTGGCGCACTTTTGGGATTTATTGCTTAA
- a CDS encoding pilin, with product MSTQNKQLMHDVGHSLGRGVLALGIGALGLVLVLGSFQVFAASQPPLTQSLNPAGAGLYGMGNPAASPTAPPTVGSIVAQIIGVFFGLLGIIFVVLMVYGGFQWMTAAGNPEQVKKAQKLILDAVIGVLVLMAASFISYWVLYTISTQVVK from the coding sequence ATGAGTACGCAAAATAAACAACTCATGCATGATGTCGGACACTCATTGGGTAGGGGCGTGCTGGCGCTTGGTATTGGTGCGCTTGGACTCGTACTTGTATTGGGATCGTTTCAGGTATTCGCAGCATCGCAACCGCCATTGACCCAATCATTAAATCCTGCCGGCGCAGGGCTCTATGGAATGGGAAACCCGGCAGCATCTCCAACTGCTCCGCCGACTGTTGGCAGTATTGTTGCGCAAATTATTGGGGTGTTTTTTGGACTCTTGGGTATTATTTTCGTGGTGCTCATGGTGTATGGGGGCTTTCAATGGATGACTGCGGCAGGCAATCCCGAGCAGGTGAAAAAAGCGCAAAAACTCATCCTCGATGCCGTTATTGGCGTACTCGTGCTGATGGCGGCAAGCTTCATTTCTTATTGGGTGCTCTATACCATTTCAACACAGGTTGTTAAGTAG